In one Pseudomonas sp. 31-12 genomic region, the following are encoded:
- a CDS encoding ABC transporter permease subunit, producing the protein MPGGRQLVIGVPFIWLFLFFMLPFFIVLKISFAEADVAIPPYTEIYSFIDQKLQVLLNLGNYAMLAGDELYIAAYLGSLKMALISTVLCLLIGYPMAYAIASARKEMQTVLVLLIMMPTWTAILIRVYAWMGILSNNGLLNGFLMTMGWIDEPLQILNTNLAVYIGVVYSYLPFMILPLYANLVKHDNSLLEAASDLGSSTFNSFWKITIPLSKNGIVAGCMLVFIPVVGEFVIPELLGGPETLMIGKVLWQEFFNNRDWPVASALAVVMLLILIVPIILFNRSQAKEMEGKE; encoded by the coding sequence ATTCCCGGTGGCCGCCAACTGGTCATCGGGGTTCCGTTCATTTGGCTGTTCCTGTTCTTCATGTTGCCGTTCTTCATCGTCCTGAAGATCAGCTTCGCCGAAGCCGACGTCGCCATCCCGCCGTACACCGAGATCTACAGCTTCATCGACCAGAAGCTCCAGGTGCTGTTGAACCTGGGCAACTACGCGATGCTGGCCGGCGACGAGTTGTACATCGCCGCCTACCTTGGCTCGCTGAAGATGGCGCTGATCAGCACCGTCCTCTGTCTGCTGATCGGCTACCCGATGGCCTACGCCATTGCCAGTGCCCGTAAAGAGATGCAAACGGTGCTGGTGCTGCTGATCATGATGCCGACCTGGACCGCGATCCTGATCCGCGTGTATGCGTGGATGGGCATCCTCAGCAACAACGGTCTGCTCAACGGTTTCCTGATGACCATGGGCTGGATCGACGAGCCGCTGCAGATCCTCAATACCAACCTGGCGGTGTACATCGGCGTGGTTTATTCCTACCTGCCGTTCATGATCCTGCCGCTCTACGCCAACTTGGTGAAGCACGACAACAGCCTGCTGGAAGCCGCCTCGGACCTGGGTTCGAGCACGTTCAACAGCTTCTGGAAGATCACCATCCCTCTGTCCAAGAACGGCATCGTCGCCGGCTGCATGCTGGTGTTCATCCCGGTGGTGGGTGAGTTCGTGATCCCGGAACTGCTCGGCGGTCCGGAAACCCTGATGATCGGTAAGGTGCTCTGGCAAGAGTTCTTCAACAACCGTGACTGGCCGGTGGCCTCTGCGCTGGCGGTGGTCATGCTGCTGATCCTGATTGTGCCAATCATCTTGTTCAACCGTAGTCAGGCCAAAGAAATGGAGGGTAAAGAATGA